One part of the Glycine max cultivar Williams 82 chromosome 14, Glycine_max_v4.0, whole genome shotgun sequence genome encodes these proteins:
- the LOC112999331 gene encoding uncharacterized protein, which yields MKRSIPKAFRGSISKGQSAKKFLEEIEQYFANNEKAETSNLLAKLISMKCKGKGNIREYIMEISNLASKLKSLKLELGEDLLVYLVLILLPAHFGKFKVSYNTQKDKWSLNELISHCVQEEERLQRDRTKSAYLTSTF from the coding sequence ATGAAGCGCTCTATTCCAAAAGCGTTTCGGGGCTCTATTTCTAAGGGTCAAAGTGCAAAGAAATTCCTTGAGGAAATTGAGCAATACTTTGCTAATAATGAAAAGGCGGAGACGAGTAACCTTTTGGCTAAACTCATCTCCATGAAGTGTAAAGGCAAAGGGAACATAAGGGAGTACATTATGGAGATATCCAATCTCGCATCAAAACTCAAGTCACTTAAGTTAGAGCTTGGTGAAGACCTGCTCGTGTACTTGGTTTTGATCTTGCTTCCTGCACACTTTGGGAAATTCAAAGTGAGTTATAACACTCAAAAGGACAAATGGTCCCTCAATGAGCTTATATCTCACTGTGTGCAAGAGGAGGAGAGGCTACAGAGAGATAGGACTAAAAGTGCTTACTTGACTTCGACCTTttag